GACGCGGTCCCGGGCGATGTCGACATCACCGAGGAGCTGCGCCTGCTCGCCGCCCGGGTCGACGACGACCCGATGACCTACCGGTGGAGCTACACCCGCGCCCTGGGTGACTCGCGCCTGATCGTCCTCGACTCGCGTGCCGCCCGGGTGCTCGAGCCCGACCGGCGCTCCATGCTCGACGACGACGAGCTGGCCTGGTTCGACCAGCAGCTGACCGGCGGTGTGGAGCACCTCTTCATCGGGACGTCCGTGCCCTACCTGCTGCCGCCGGGCCTGCACGACACCGAGGCGATCAGCGAGTCCCTCGCGCGGCCGGACCGCAGCGTGCTGGTGCGCCGGACGACCGAGGCGGTGCGCCAGGTCGTCGACCTGGAGCACTGGGCCGCCTTCCAGTCCGGCTTCCAGGAGGTCTTCGACCTCGTGCTGTCGGTGGCGAAGGGGGAGCGCGGCCCCGCCCCGAGGACGATCACCTTCCTCTCCGGGGACGTGCACCACTCCTACATCGCCGAGGTCGTCGACCCCGGCGCCGAGGGGGAGGGCGTACGCAGCCGGATCATCCAGGCGGTGTGCAGCCCGATCCGCAACCCCATGCCGCGCGGCGTGCGGATGCTCATGTCGCAGATGGCCAAGAGCCTGGTGCGACCGATGCGGTGGTTGGCTCGTCGCACGTCGGGGGTCGAGGCCCCGCCCCACCGGTGGGAGCTGACTGCCGGGCCGTGGTTCGACAACAACCTCGCCCTGGCGGAGGTCGACGACGACGGGCAGGGGCTGCAGCTGAGCTGGTTCACCGGTGACCTCGTCGAGGGTCGCGACCCGGTCCTGCGCATGGTCTCCTGCGTCCGGGTGGACGGGGCGGCCCGACCCGTCGGCTCCCGTCACCCGCAGGAGACGGCCGGGGGGTGACCCCAGTGACCGCGTGCGCGCCCGACCCATAGATTTGGGCGCGACACACGGACATCACCAGGGGAGTACCGCCATGAGCACGCAGGTCGCGGCGAGCACGCACGCACTACGCAAGGTCTTCGGCAGGGGCGAGGCCGCGGTCGTCGCGGTCGACGGGATCGACCTCGACATCGGCGCCGGGCAGTTCACGGCCATCATGGGCCCGTCGGGCTCGGGCAAGTCGACGTTGATGCACTGCCTCGCCGGGCTGGACGAGGTCACCGACGGGCAGGTGCGCATCGGCGGCACCGACCTGACGCGGCTGAAGGAGCGGGCCCTCACCCGGCTGCGCCGCGACCGCGTCGGCTTCGTCTTCCAGGCCTTCAACCTCATCCCGACGCTCACGGCGAAGGAGAACATCCTCCTGCCGCTCGCGATCGCCGGTCGACGGCCCGACGAGGAGTGGTTCGATCTGGTCATCCGCACCGTCGGCCTGGAGGACCGCCTCTCCCACCGGCCGAGCGAGCTCTCCGGTGGCCAGCAGCAGCGCGTCGCCTGTGCCCGCGCCCTGGTGTCGAAGCCCGCGATCATCTTCGCCGACGAGCCGACCGGCAATCTCGATTCCACGTCCGGTGCCGAGGTGCTGGGCTTCCTGCGGCGCTGCGTGGACGAGTTCGACCAGACGATCGTCATGGTCACCCACGACGCCGTTGCGGCGGCGCACACCGACCGGGTGCTCTTCCTCGCGGACGGCCGGATCGTCGACGAGCTGTGGGAGCCGGACCGTGAGCTCGTCCTCGAGCGCATGCTCGCGCTGAGCGACGGATCCCACTGATGCTGAAGGCGAGCATGAAGAGTCTGCTGGCGCGCAAGGCGCGCCTGCTCATGTCGGCGATGGCGATCATCCTCGGCGCGGCCTTCGTCGCCGGGTCGCTCGTCTTCACCGACACCCTCGAGCGGACCTTCGACGGGATCTTCGCCGGCACGGTCGGTGACGTCGTCGTCCAGCCCCGGCAGGTGGACGAGTTCGGTGGCTCCACCGGTGCCACGCTGACGGCCGAGGAGGTCGCCGCCCTGGCCGACCTGCCCGGAGCCGCGCGCGCCGACGGCAACGTCGAGGCGATGGGCGTCTTCTTCGTCGGCGAGAACGGCAACGTCGTCGGTGGCCAGGGCGCCCCCGCGATGGCCTTCAACTACAACGAGGCGCCCAACCAGTTCGGCGAGCCGCCGATCACGCTCACCTCGGGCCGGGCCCCGACGAGCGAGGGCGAGGTCGCGGTCGACGAGCTCACCCTCGAGCAGTCCGGGTACGAGGTCGGCGACGAGATCACGCTCGTCACGGCCGGTGACCGTCCGAAGATCTCGGCCACGGTTGTCGGCGCGCTGACCTTCGGCGAAGGGGGGATGGCCGGCGCCTCCATCAGCGTCTTCGACACGGAGACGATGCAGTCGTACTTCATGGACGGCAAGGACGAGTACTCCAGCGCCTGGGTCACCGCGGAGGACGGGGTCGACAACTCGGAGCTGGTGGAGCAGGCCGAGCCGCTCACCCCCGAGGCGTACGAGACCCTCACCGGCGCCGAGCTGTCGGACCGCAACGAGAACGCTCTTGAGGAGGCGCTGGGGTTCATCACGACCTTCCTGCTCGTCTTCGCCGGCGTCGCCCTGTTCGTCGGGTCCTTCCTCATCGTCAACACCTTCGGGATCCTCGTCGCCCAGCGCGGGCGCGAGCTCGCCCTCCTGCGGGCCATCGGGGCCAGCCGACGACAGGTCACCCGCTCGGTCCTCGTCGAGGCCTTCATCATCGGGCTCATCGGGGCGACGCTGGGCCTGGCCCTGGGCGTGCTGCTCGCGATGGGGATCCGGACTCTCTTCGCCACCTTCGGCCTCGACATCAGCGGGACCGCGCTGGTCTTCAAGCCGCGCACGATCATCGCGACCTACGTCGTGGGCATCGTCGTGACCATGCTCGCGGCGTGGCTGCCGGCCCACCGGGCCGGGACCGTCCCGCCGGTCGCCGCCATGCGCGACACCGTCGAGACGGCCAGGAGCCACCCCATCCGCAGCGCGGTGGAGGTCATGGTGCTGGTGGCCGGTCTGCTCGCCTTCCTCTACGGGCTCTTCGTCGCCGGGTCGAGGGAGCTGTGGTGGATCGGTGGCGGCATCGCCGGCCTCGTCCTCGGCACGGCCTTCCTCGCCCCCTTCGTCGGGCGGCCGGTGATCTCGGGGCTCGGGTGGGTCTACCGCCGTCTCTTCGGCAGCGTCGGCCGGATGGCCGAGCAGAACACCGTGCGCAGCCCCGGCCGCACGGCCGCCACCGCGTCGGCGCTGATGATCGGCATGACCCTCGTCGCACTCATGGGCGTGATCGCCTCCAGCGCGAACGCGAGCATCGACAAGCAGATCGACGAGACCTTCCGGGCGGACTACGTGCTGAGCAATGCGATCGGCCAGCCGTACTCGTCGCAGATCACCGCCGAGGCCACGCAGGTCGACGGGGTCCGCGCGGTCTCCCCGATCCGCTACGTCCAGTCCACCGTCGACGGGGGTGAGCTGTACTCCGTCGCGATCGACCCGCGGACCTTCGACGAGGTCGAGGAGCTCGATATGGCTGCCGGCTCCGCCGACATCGGCGAGGACTCGGTCCTGCTCTCGACGAG
Above is a window of Janibacter cremeus DNA encoding:
- a CDS encoding alkaline phosphatase D family protein, with protein sequence MSAHNSPLLLGPLLRFVGEHKATIWVETTHAARVEVHIGERSWSAATFVVEDHHYALVMVTDLEPGQEYEYRVTVDAEPVWPLADSPFPPSTIATLQHHRPTRLAFGSCRTSVPHDEEYHRSHGVDALRTVALALAKGEATRPDALALLGDQVYADETSPAMLDFISSRRDISQAPYEEIKDYAEYAHLYRLAWSEPAIRWVLSILPSAMIFDDHDIRDDWNTSWSWHQQMNRTSWWHERLVAGLASYWVYQHIGNLAPEELAKDEVWRLVGDRTDAVPGDVDITEELRLLAARVDDDPMTYRWSYTRALGDSRLIVLDSRAARVLEPDRRSMLDDDELAWFDQQLTGGVEHLFIGTSVPYLLPPGLHDTEAISESLARPDRSVLVRRTTEAVRQVVDLEHWAAFQSGFQEVFDLVLSVAKGERGPAPRTITFLSGDVHHSYIAEVVDPGAEGEGVRSRIIQAVCSPIRNPMPRGVRMLMSQMAKSLVRPMRWLARRTSGVEAPPHRWELTAGPWFDNNLALAEVDDDGQGLQLSWFTGDLVEGRDPVLRMVSCVRVDGAARPVGSRHPQETAGG
- a CDS encoding ABC transporter ATP-binding protein, which translates into the protein MSTQVAASTHALRKVFGRGEAAVVAVDGIDLDIGAGQFTAIMGPSGSGKSTLMHCLAGLDEVTDGQVRIGGTDLTRLKERALTRLRRDRVGFVFQAFNLIPTLTAKENILLPLAIAGRRPDEEWFDLVIRTVGLEDRLSHRPSELSGGQQQRVACARALVSKPAIIFADEPTGNLDSTSGAEVLGFLRRCVDEFDQTIVMVTHDAVAAAHTDRVLFLADGRIVDELWEPDRELVLERMLALSDGSH
- a CDS encoding ABC transporter permease, translated to MKSLLARKARLLMSAMAIILGAAFVAGSLVFTDTLERTFDGIFAGTVGDVVVQPRQVDEFGGSTGATLTAEEVAALADLPGAARADGNVEAMGVFFVGENGNVVGGQGAPAMAFNYNEAPNQFGEPPITLTSGRAPTSEGEVAVDELTLEQSGYEVGDEITLVTAGDRPKISATVVGALTFGEGGMAGASISVFDTETMQSYFMDGKDEYSSAWVTAEDGVDNSELVEQAEPLTPEAYETLTGAELSDRNENALEEALGFITTFLLVFAGVALFVGSFLIVNTFGILVAQRGRELALLRAIGASRRQVTRSVLVEAFIIGLIGATLGLALGVLLAMGIRTLFATFGLDISGTALVFKPRTIIATYVVGIVVTMLAAWLPAHRAGTVPPVAAMRDTVETARSHPIRSAVEVMVLVAGLLAFLYGLFVAGSRELWWIGGGIAGLVLGTAFLAPFVGRPVISGLGWVYRRLFGSVGRMAEQNTVRSPGRTAATASALMIGMTLVALMGVIASSANASIDKQIDETFRADYVLSNAIGQPYSSQITAEATQVDGVRAVSPIRYVQSTVDGGELYSVAIDPRTFDEVEELDMAAGSADIGEDSVLLSTRHQTGREVGDTTTVTIGEQTRELEVAGFFEDPETFGTPDVILSVDTVDAMGGQGADNMAFVFVEDGADREAVSQDIEELISAQPLVTLKDQDAFADEQRGFINQLLYLIYALLGLAIVIAVLGIVNTLGLSVLERTREVGLLRAVGLSRRQLQGMIWLESIAIALLGALLGIALGVVSGIAIQRALAEDGITELAIPWAQLVLFVGLAGIVGILAAVVPAWRASRMDVLEAIATE